The genome window CAGTTCCGCTGTTTTAGCGCCCTCTCCAATAAGGCTTACCAAATATTCCGTAGCCATCTTCGCACCTTCCACATTGTCAGATGCAATCGCACAATCCACATCGACGCCGTTTACCACACGGTCAACGGAGATTACTTTAATTCCTTTTGCAATCGCATCCTTGACCGCCGGAGCTACCGCATCAGAATCAACCGGATTTACGATCAATACGCTGATATTCTTTGAAATCAGATCCTCAATATCGCTTGCCTGCTTTGCAGCATCGTCTCCTGCATCTACGACCGTCATATCAACTCCCACTTCTTTTGCCTTCGCCTCAGCTCCCTCGCTCAAGGTCACGAAGAACGGGTTATTCAGAGTCGACACGGAAAATCCGATACTTCCATTACCTTCTTTTGACTCTCCCTTTTTATCAGAGCTTCCTCCCTCTCCGTCTATGGAGCAGCCCGCAAGTGACAGGGCAAGCACTGCTGCCAACGCAATTCCTACAAATTTTTTCAATTTCATTTTTTTTCCTCCTACTGATTTTTGGTAGTGTCAAAAACTACCTGTTTTTTTGTTCCAAAATCTTATAAAAACCTTGATTTTTAGGGAAATCTGCAATAAAAAGAGCATTGACCTCCCTTTTTCGTGTATAATGTCATCGACCAAAACAACACTCACGAAAGGAGCCAATGCTCATGGACA of Roseburia hominis contains these proteins:
- a CDS encoding D-ribose ABC transporter substrate-binding protein, whose protein sequence is MKLKKFVGIALAAVLALSLAGCSIDGEGGSSDKKGESKEGNGSIGFSVSTLNNPFFVTLSEGAEAKAKEVGVDMTVVDAGDDAAKQASDIEDLISKNISVLIVNPVDSDAVAPAVKDAIAKGIKVISVDRVVNGVDVDCAIASDNVEGAKMATEYLVSLIGEGAKTAELEGVSGASATIDRGEGFHQVADAKLDVVSKQTANFNRSEGMSVMENMLQSNPDIQGVFAHNDEMALGAVEAIGNKDIVVVGFDATDDALAAIKAGKMAATVAQKPDLMGATAVETAVKLIAGETVEKVMPVEVELVTK